From the Thermococcus sp. M36 genome, the window AACTTGGCAAGGAGCTTTATCAGCTCCTTCTCGCGGTTCGTGAGCTTCGAGAAGTCCGCCTTCTCAAGGAGGGTCCTCCACTCGGTGTCAACGCCGCTCTCCTCCGCCTTCCTGAGGATCGAGGCACAGCGCGCGTGGGCGTACTGGATGTAGGGAGCGCTCTCGCCCTCGAAGTTCAGTACGTCGTCCCAGCGGAAAGTAATTATCTTATCCGGGCTGTACTTGACGAGGTTGAAGCGAACCGCGCCGACTCCAACCGCTTCGGCTATCTCATCCTTCTCCTCGTCGCTAAGGCCAGGATTCTTCTGCTCGACGAGCTCCCTGGCCCTCTGGACGGCCTCGTTGAGAACCTCGTCGACGGTGAAGCCGACCCAGGTTCCCTTCCTTCCCGAGAACTTGCCCTCCTCGCGGACGACGTGTTCGTAAGCCAAGTGGTGGAAGTTTTCGGCGCTTTCCTGGAAGCCGAGGAGCTGGAGGGCGTACTTTATAGCCATCTGCGGGTGCTTCTGCTCGGCACCGATGACGTTGACAACTATATCCGCCCCCCCGAAGCGGCCGGGTATCTCATCCCCATCGGGGGCGGTCGTCCAGGTCTCGTGATCATCGTGTTTGTCCCACGGTTTATACAGCATGTCCGCCTTGACCTTTCCGAACTTCCAGAGATGGTATGCTATGTCCTTGCCTGTGTAGGTTGCTGTTCCATCGCTCCTCTTGAGGACGAGGAAGGGGTTCTTCATGTCCGGGAAGAGCTTCCTGAGGTCCATCACGAAGGCTCCTTTGTACTTGCCCTCCTCGGCCCAGAAGAAGTTCTCGTTCCTCTCGATGAGGTCGTAGGCCTCGCCGAAGATTCCGCTCCTCATTATGTCGCTCTCCCAGCTGAGGAGGTCGTAGGTTATTCCCATGCGGTAGGTGGTCAGCATCTGGGCCTTGACAACGCGCTCGGCCAGCTTCCTGCCGAGTTCGGCTATCTCGTTGTCTCCCTCTTCGAGCCTTTTCATGAGCTCGCGGACTTCCTTATCGATCTCCGGGTTCTCCTCTAGCTTTTTGTTCACCTCAACGTAGAGTAGCCCCATGACGTGGTCTATGAAGTCCTCCTTAAGACCTTTCTCGCGGAGTTCCCCCTCGATCCTCCCAAACTCGTCCCTGAGGTTGAGGTAGCCCCAGAGAACCTGCGCGAACTGAACTCCAAGGTCATCTATGTAGTTCTGCACCTCGACGGTATAGCCGAGTTTACGCATGATCCTCGCCATTGTATCGCCGAGGACGGAGTTCCTAGCGTGCCCCATGTGGAGCGGTTTGGTCGGGTTCACGGAAGTGTGCTCGACTATTACCTTCTTCCCGTTTCCGAGGTCGCTCTGGCCGTAAGCGCTACCTTTTCCGAGTATCTCACCGACCAACTCCCTTCCAAACCTATCGTAGTCGAGGTAGAAGTTGATGTAGCCGTTCACCGCTTTAACGTCCGCTATCTCCGCGGGGAGTTTCTCTTTAATCCTCTCGACGATCTCCTCGGCTATGAGCTTCGGGGCCTTCCTGAAAACCCTCGCAAGCTGGAAGGAGACCGTTGTTGCGAAGTCACCGAGCTCGATGCTTGGGGTCTCATCGAAGACTATCTCACCGCTCCATTCCTTTCCTGCTTCGCTGAGCATTTCTTCGAGGGTTTCCTGAAGGATGAGCCTCACGCGTTCCTTAACTTCCCCATAGCTCATTCACACCACCGCTCCCACTTGGGCCCAACCTTTAAAAACTTCTCCCGTTAATTTACTCAGGAGGTGGGTAGGATGAAGCACCGCGTCGGTGAGCACAAGGCCAGGAAGGGCCTGATAAGAATAGAGTTCGACGAGGAGAACGGAATAGCCGAGCACGTTAAGATTACAGGGGACTTCTTCATGCACCCGGAGGAGGCGGTCCATGAACTGGAGCAGAAGCTGGAAGGCCACAAGCTCGATGAGCTGGAGGGGCTCATGGAAGAGTTTTTTGCTATGAGGATGGACATAGAGATGCCCTACGTTAACGTTGAGGACTTCAAGATAGCCCTCAAGAACGCGCTGAAGGAGTGATGGCCATGGAGTTTCCCCAAGTTCCAAAGAGGACGTTTGGACTGCTCCTTCTGGTCTTCCTGGCCTTCTCCCTCGTGGGCTACGCAGTCGGAGCCGCCAGCCCTAACACAGCCCTTGAAGCCGTTGAAAAGCTGATAGGGCAGATCGGCCCAATATCCGATTCCAGCTTTGAGAACTTCGTCAAGATATTCGCCAACAACTCGATGGTGGCGCTCTTCATGTTTCTGTCAGGCCTGTTCTTCGGCCTCGGGCCGTGGTTCATAATGGCTTTCAACGGGCTGATGGTCGGTTTAGTTGTCCTGGCAGTCCACAGAATGGGTGGCATGCCGATAGCTCAGATAGTCCTCGGGCTCGTGCCACACGGGGTGGTCGAGATACCCGCGATAGCGATGGCCGGCGTTGCAGGAATAGTGTGGTACAGGGAGCTGGTAAAGGGGGAGGGAGAACCCGCGGAGAGGTTCAAGAGGGGAGTGATAAAAGGGCTGAAGCTTTTCCTGCTCTCAGTTGCGCTCCTCTTCGTCGCTGCCTTGATTGAGGCTTACATAACCCCTAAGGTTGCCGGCCTCTGAGGGCTCCCCCACCCTCATTGTCGTAAACTTTCCGAGCTCCTCGTATGTTTCTATCTCCTTGAGGATGATGTCCATGGGGTTCTCAAAGCCGCTCACAACACTGCGGATGTAGGCCCTGTAGCTGCCGTTCATCTCTATCATGCGCTCGGCCATAGCGGCAACCTTAACGGGGTCGGTGGAGTGGAACTTGACGCCCTTCTCGACGAGCCACCGCGTTACCGCAAGGAGTCTGCCCGGATAGGTAGAGATCGTGGGTGTGCCTAGGGCTATGGCTTCCCTGTTCATGGTCCCACCGGCACCTATCATGAGCCTGGCGTAGTAGAGGAGGCTGAGGCTGTCAACGGGCCTCTCGGGCATTATCACGTTGTCGAAGCGCTCGAAGCGCTCCCTCTGCTCGGGGGTGCGCGGGAAGAGGACAATGGGAATATCCGGGAGGAGAGGGATGACGTCCTCAAGAACGCTCTTCTCCGGCCCGTTGAAGTAGTTGGCCTTAACCGGCTCGGTGCGCATGACGATGTACTCATTCCGCCTGAGGCCGAGTTCCTTCAGAACGCCCCGGTCTGGCTTAAACCCGTAGAGGTGCGCGAGCTCGGAGAAGCCGTTGACCGGCCTCATACCGTTGGGGTCTGCACCGCACTTGAGAAAGTCGTAGGCGTCGATGGCCTTGGGGAAGAGGAGGAGCCTCGTGTATGGGAGTATGAGTTTGTTCTGGGCAACGGCGGTTTCGTTGTCCACAAAACCAATTGAGGGTATCTGGAGGCCAAAGGCAACGCGCGGGGCCTCGGCTGAGTGCTTGTAGAGGGCCAGATCAGGTTTCTCTTCAACTATGAGCTTGCTCAGCCGGTACATCCTTTCCGTCCCGGCGATAAGCTTGCCCTCAAGGGTCGCCCCCCCGTGCCGGCCAACGACGTAGTAGTCAAAGCCGTACATGTCGAGGATCCCGGTAAGGCCGTCAAAATCTCTCGTCGTGATTAAAACCTCATGGCCTGCTTTCTCCAGCTCCCTGATCACACCCTTGAAGAAGTGAACGTGAGGTGCATTCGTGATATCTACCCATACCTTCATTCTACCCACCATACTACTGGACAGCTTTGTTCAATATAAGGGTTTCCCAAAAACGGTTGTGAAGCCTTCTTTTCCAAGCTTTCTCACCGTGTCCCTGGCGCAGAAAAGGTTTATAACGCTTTCTCACAGTGAAAACAAACATGTCATCCTACCGACAGGCCCCTAATGCCACCGCCGTTGGCGGTCTGCCCCCACAATTTCTCAAACCAAGAAATCCGAAGGGAAACCGTTTTCTGGAAAAGGCTTTTATTCGCCCGGAGTAAGCTTTGATGGGTGGGACAAATGGAGGACAGGATAGAAAAGAGAACCGCAGAGATAGCAGTCATAGGGCTCGGGTACATAGGGCTCCCGACGGCTATAATGTTCGCCAACGCTGGGTTCAAGGTTATCGGATACGAAATAAGGAAGGAGGTAGTGGAGAAGATAAACTCTGGAGAGGCCCACATAGTCGAACCGGAAATCAACGAACTTCTCCAGAGGGCGGTTGGGAACGGAAGGCTGAGGGCCACGTCAAACCCCAAGGAGATAAGGGACAAGGACGTCTACATAATCTGCGTCCAGACACCCCTAAAGGAAGACACAACCCCCAACCTCGAATACCTTGAGAATGCAGTCAGAACCGTCGCCGGGGTAATGAAGAAGGGCTCCTTAGTAATAATCGAAAGCACGGTTCCACCCCTCACCACGGTTAAAATGGCGAAGCTCATCGAGGAGATTACCGGTTTCAAACCCGGCGAGGACTTTTACATGGTTCACGCGCCGGAGAGGGTGATGCCGGGGAGGATTTTCAAGGAGCTGGTCTACAACTCACGCATATTTGGCGGGATAACCCCGGAAAGTGCGGAACTGGCTGAAAAGCTCTACCGCTCCTTCGTGAAGGGGCAGACGTTCAAAACAAGCTCAACCGTCAGCGAGGTCGTCAAGCTCATGGAGAACACCTTCAGGGATGTCAACATAGCCTTGGCCAACGAGTTCGCCTACCTCGCCCACCAGTACGGCATAGACGTCTTCGAGGCGATAGAGCTTGCCAATACTCACCCGCGCGTCCGTATACACCTACCCGGCATAGGGGTCGGCGGCCACTGCCTGCCGAAAGACCCCCACCTCCTCGTCTGGCCTGCGAGGGACGACTTCGGCCTGATAAGGCTCGCGAGGGAGATAAACGACGGTATGCCCCTCCTGGCAAAGGATCTGCTCTTCGAGGCGCTGAGGATCGCCAACATGCCTCCCCAAGAGGCGATCGTGGCGGTTCTGGGGCTGGCGTACAAGGGCGACAGCGACGACACTAGGAACTCTCCGGCGCTGGCTTTCATAGAGGAAATTAAGGACGACGTTGCAGAGGTCAGAACCTACGACCCCTTTGTTGGGGGGACCCACGGGAGCCTTGAGGATGCCCTGGAGGGAGCGGATGCGGTCGTTATAGCGACCGACCATACGGAGTTCAGATCGCTGGACTGGAAGGAGCTTGGAAGGCTGATGCGCACTAGGATCCTCGTGGATGGGAGGCACATCGTTGAAAAGCCCCCCAAGGGCTTCATATTCAAGGGCATCGGGAGGGGGGAGTATTGAAGCCGGCGTTCGTCTTCGGGACCAGGCCTGAGATAATCAAGCTCGCACCGGTGATAAGGGCCTTCATTGAGAGGGGCGTGGAGCCGCTTTTAATCCATACCGGTCAGCACTACGACTACGAGATGAGCGCGGTCTTCCTGGAAGAGCTTGAGCTCCCGCCCATAGACTACCACCTTGAAGTCGGCTCGGGGACGCAGGCGGAGCAGACGGGCCTGGCGATGATAAAGATCGAGAGGGTTCTGATGAAGGAAAAGCCGGACGTAACGCTTGTGCAAGGCGATACAAACACTGTCCTTGCAGGGGCGCTCGCGAGCGTCAAGCTGAAGATACCGGTCGCCCACGTCGAGGCCGGGCTGAGGAGCCTCGACAGGACGATGCCCGAGGAGATAAACAGGATTCTGGCGGATCATGCGAGCGAAGTCCTCTTTGCGCCGACGGAGGATGCGAGAAAAAACCTCGAGCGCGAGGGGATAACCGAGAACGTCTACGTCACTGGCAATACAGTCGTTGATGCAGTTTTGCAGAATGCCGAGGTTGCCGAAAAGAAGAGCGACGTCCTTGAGAGGTTCGGCCTCAAACCGAAGGAATACATCCTCATAACCGCCCATAGGGCGGAGAACACCGACAGCAGAGAGAACCTCAAAAGGCTGGTTGAAATCCTTGAAGGCCTTCCGATAGAGGCGATATACCCAATGCACCCACGGACGCGGAACAGGCTTAAGGAATTCGACCTCTGGGACAGGATAAGCTCGATCGAGAACCTGACCATCACCAAACCCCTCGGCTACCTAGACTTCCTCAGGCTTGAGAAGAACGCCAGGCTGATAATGACGGACTCCGGGGGGATACAGGAGGAAGCTATAATCCTCAACGTACCGTGCCTAACGCTGCGTTACAACACCGAGAGGCCGGAGACGGTCGAGGCAGGCGGCAACATCCTGGTGGGGCTGGAAAAGGAGCGTGTCCTTCGCTACCTGAACAAACTGCTTGAGGATGAGGAGTTCTACCTGAAGATGGCAAACGCACCTAACCCGTTCGGCGACGGAAAGGCTGGGGAGAGGATAGTAGAAATACTGTTAGGGCTCCATGAAAAGGGAGAGCTGAAGGTCAGGAGCTCAAGGTTCATCTGAGTGTTTAAGTGTTTCAGCCCACTCGTCGATTTCTTTTCCTACTTCTTCAGCCAAGACGTCCCAGCAACTCCTATCGGCCAGCTTGCCGCGCCTTACCTCAAGGACGTTCCAGTAGACCACCTTCAGCGAGTAGGGGCTTTCATCGAGGTCGACCCTTGCTTTGGCGGTGCGGAAAAGGTCGGCGGCAAAATACTTCAGGTCATCTGTTTTTCTTGAATCGCCGGAGTATCTCTCTTCCACGGAGAGATAGCTTCCAACGTCACCGTTAGAGCTCATATAAACCAGAATGCTCGCGTAGCAGTTTTCGTAATAGACTCTATTCTCGTGGCCATGAAACGGAACGAAAATGACAACAACCGAATCGTTTATTCTTGAGGGCAAACCCTCGCCCGGAAAGACTATGACCGGCCTCACGTGTGCGAACTCAGGGGAGAGATTCTCCGATTCCAGGACTTTTGTTATGGCGTCCTTCAGAGAGTTCTCAAATTGCTCATGGTAGTCGAGCTCGGGATAAACACCAGGGATCAGCTCAAGTTCAAGGGGCATGTCCACAACTACCCTTCCCGAGATGGTAACGTTGGAAAGGTGGTTAAACTCGCCTTTTGAATCCCACGACAGCCCGGTTGAGAAGGAAAAGTAAAAGATGAAGGTATAAACCACAACAATAAGCAGCGCAAGGACCACCCCCGGACGCTTCATCTGGCCTCACCATTTGAGAGGTTCTCAATGTGATCCACAATGGCTTTCACGGCTTTCCCCGTGAGATAATCCCGGTATCCCCCGAGACCGATGATGCCCCTGGAGTCATCAGAGATGTCGAGGAGGATGTAAGCCTGAAACTGGGGCCTGTCGGTTCTGTCAAAGGTTATCAGGGCTCTTTCCTTATCAGTGGCGTTCCTGTAACTCAGATAGTGGGTTGGACCGCCGGCGCTTGAATATATGGCAACGACCCTTACCTGTCCCCTTGCAAGTATGGGGGAATAGCTGACGTTGAACCACTCAATCCAGACCGCCAAGAACTGGCCGTCACACTCTACCGGGGCAGAAAGGGTTAGAACTTTATGTCCCCTTTCTTCCAGCTCAGCGGCCACCATTTTCCCAAAGGAAGAGTCTGGGTAAACACAGAACCCATCGTTGAAGATCGTATTGGCGTTTCTAAGCGCCCCAATCTGGGCATTGGCAATGGTCTCGGATTTGGCAAGGGTGAAGTTACCGAAGTAGACAGCCAGAACAGTGAGGGCAAAAACTAAAAGGAAGGCACCAACCTTTTTCACGTTCAGCACCTCAGGCACTTCTAAGGAATTGATCAAGCTGGGAAGCAATTTCGTTTGCAATCAGTTTGTATGGGTCGCCTCCGCTCAGCATTCCAACCTTTGCCTTCATGTTCCACCAGTAGGCAACGGCACAGCTCTGGTTGACTATTCTCATCGAGAGAAGTCTCTCTTTGCTTGTCTGGCAGAGCTTATTGGCGGAGTTTGATATCTCGCCCTCAGAGAATACGAGGCCATTCTCAATAGTCTCCACAGCGGATTTGGCATCGCCTGCGTAGGAGTAGTAGAGGATTCCTGAAACGTACCTCTCCTTTGAGAGCATCCAATCACTTCTCCCGATTACCGGGAAGTCGGTAATCACGATCCTGCCCTTCAGGTCATACATTGAAACGTTTTCAACAACAACGGGCTTTAATCCGTGGGAACGGACAACGCTCACCAGCGCTTTCTCAATGTAGTCTCTGTAGGGTTCTAGAACCGGGATGGCTATGTAAACGACCTCCGGGTCTTGAGGGGCACTCTTCCAGCCGTAGTTTTTATCAACTATCGTCATACCCCCGTGCTGAGCCGCTCCAGAATATTCCGAGAGAACATAGGACTCGCTTGCTGTGGCAACGCCAAGGATAAAAAGTACAAGGATTGCAGTGACACCCAAAACAACAAAGATGCGTCTCATTCACCTCACCGAGTATTGGTTTAAGATATTACTTTAAAAAGTTATCGTGTCAAACCTCAGTCCCGATGTAAATCCCGTGCCTCGTCCGGACAATCTTAACCTTCACCCTGTCGCCGACTTCCGCATCGGTGTTTATGACCTCTATGAGCCTGTTCCTTGCCTTAGCCAACATCTCTCCCTGAATCCTGCCGGGGAGAACAATTTCCGCCCTGACAATTTCTCCAGGACGAAACGCTAGGGGGATGAACTCCTGTTTTTCCATTCCGAAGTGCTTCGGCTTCAGGACGAGGGGCTTCATCCCAGTCTTCTCCTCAAGTTTTCTGAGCCAGGCGTAGAACTCCTTGAACGGGACGAGCTTGGCGATGGTGGGGTTCCTCCCGAACTTGTAGGGTATATAGTTCTGGAAGCCCAGGGCCGGCCAGCGCCTCCCTGCCCCGATTTTTCGGGCGAACTCGATAAAAGCTTCGGCCTCGTCGTCGTTTATCCCAAATATTATGACCGGAGCGATGAGCACGTCGATTCCAGCGTTTACCAGTGCCTCCGCCATATCGAGGACGTGCTCCAGGTCGTAGTCCTTCCTGCCCATGAGCATCCTCGCCTTGTCCGGGTCGAGGGAATGGAGCGATAGGTTCACCCTATCCAAGCCAGCCTCAGCTAGTTCTTCGATGAGTTTGTCGTTCAGTAGCGTGCCGTTGCTCTGCATGGAGATTACAGAGACGTTCGGGTGCTCGCGGAGGGCCTGCACCAGTTCGACGCGGAAGGGATAGATCAGCGGTTCTCCCTGGCCGTCGAGGTGGGCCTCCAAACCCCTCCCCTTTATGCGCGCGACATCATTGAACCACTTCATCAGGTAGTCGATGTCAACAACGTAGTCGAGCTTCCTTGTCCTTGAGTAGGGCCCCTCATCGACGGAGCAGAAGACGCAACTCAGGTTGCAGCCGCTTACGCCCCTCACCTGGATGAGGTTTGTCCCCCGGTCAATTAAACCAAAGGCGTTGTATCCAAGGAGGGGAACATCCATACCCTCGTGGATATAGAGAACCTTCCTGCCGGTGTAGCGGTTTTTGAGAAGGGCACCAAGGTTGTTCTGGATATAGATGGCTATGTATTTCTCCATGTCAGGATAGTCCGTATCAATTACAAGGGTGCCATTTTTGACGGCAATATTCGTCTCAACACGGTACTTCTTTTTAATTACCCTTATAAGGTCGTCTTTTCTGAAGTCTGCGTAGAGTGTCTCGCGCCAGATGAGCCTGATGACGTCCCCGATCTCCTGAAAGGCGACGTGGGGAAGACGAACCTCGATCATGTTTGGTGGTTCCAGGGCACGGCTTAAAAAACCGCCGATGGATAAAAAATCCGAACCCTGATGTCCCAAAAAGAAGTCTCATGGGCAAAGATTTTTAAGGAAACGCCTTTTGCGGGCATGTGGACATGGAAACATTTTAATATTATTGAATTAAAGAGTCTAGTGATGGACTATCATGGGTGAGTGGACATGTGGGGGAAGATAGAGCATTATTTTGATGAATATCCTGTCAGGAAGCAGATAGCCAAGACTCTCCTCAAGTACGGTCTGAGGGTCTCGGACGACATGAAGATCAAGGCCGGCGACATTGAAGTCCCATACACTAAGATCGCCAAGGCTCTCGATGTCGACAGGAGGGTCGTCAAAGAAACCGTAGGGATGATACTCAAAATACCCGAGCTCAAAGAAGTGTACACCAACCTCGAGCCGACGGTTCACATGAAGTACGTAGGCAGACACGTCGGCTATGGGGTCATAGAGATAGAGCCTGAGCCGAGGGCGATAGGGATACTCGCCAAAATTGCCCAGAAGATCGCGGAGAGGGACATCAACATCGTTCAGGTTGTTGCGGAAGACCCGGAGCTATACCCCGAGGCTACCCTCACGATAATCACCGAGAAGCCGATTCCGGGCGACCTCATCAACGAGCTCTCAAAGCTTGAGGGAGTCAAGAGGATCTCGATTTATTGAGTGTCTTCCCACCCTTTTCTTCCCAATTGAACTTACATTCAATTTTACAAACATCAAGTAACAAAATTTGGGAGTTCTCCGGCTCTTTTGAGCCATGCGC encodes:
- a CDS encoding UDP-N-acetyl-D-mannosamine dehydrogenase — its product is MEDRIEKRTAEIAVIGLGYIGLPTAIMFANAGFKVIGYEIRKEVVEKINSGEAHIVEPEINELLQRAVGNGRLRATSNPKEIRDKDVYIICVQTPLKEDTTPNLEYLENAVRTVAGVMKKGSLVIIESTVPPLTTVKMAKLIEEITGFKPGEDFYMVHAPERVMPGRIFKELVYNSRIFGGITPESAELAEKLYRSFVKGQTFKTSSTVSEVVKLMENTFRDVNIALANEFAYLAHQYGIDVFEAIELANTHPRVRIHLPGIGVGGHCLPKDPHLLVWPARDDFGLIRLAREINDGMPLLAKDLLFEALRIANMPPQEAIVAVLGLAYKGDSDDTRNSPALAFIEEIKDDVAEVRTYDPFVGGTHGSLEDALEGADAVVIATDHTEFRSLDWKELGRLMRTRILVDGRHIVEKPPKGFIFKGIGRGEY
- a CDS encoding DUF354 domain-containing protein, whose product is MKVWVDITNAPHVHFFKGVIRELEKAGHEVLITTRDFDGLTGILDMYGFDYYVVGRHGGATLEGKLIAGTERMYRLSKLIVEEKPDLALYKHSAEAPRVAFGLQIPSIGFVDNETAVAQNKLILPYTRLLLFPKAIDAYDFLKCGADPNGMRPVNGFSELAHLYGFKPDRGVLKELGLRRNEYIVMRTEPVKANYFNGPEKSVLEDVIPLLPDIPIVLFPRTPEQRERFERFDNVIMPERPVDSLSLLYYARLMIGAGGTMNREAIALGTPTISTYPGRLLAVTRWLVEKGVKFHSTDPVKVAAMAERMIEMNGSYRAYIRSVVSGFENPMDIILKEIETYEELGKFTTMRVGEPSEAGNLRGYVSLNQGSDEEERN
- the wecB gene encoding non-hydrolyzing UDP-N-acetylglucosamine 2-epimerase — protein: MKPAFVFGTRPEIIKLAPVIRAFIERGVEPLLIHTGQHYDYEMSAVFLEELELPPIDYHLEVGSGTQAEQTGLAMIKIERVLMKEKPDVTLVQGDTNTVLAGALASVKLKIPVAHVEAGLRSLDRTMPEEINRILADHASEVLFAPTEDARKNLEREGITENVYVTGNTVVDAVLQNAEVAEKKSDVLERFGLKPKEYILITAHRAENTDSRENLKRLVEILEGLPIEAIYPMHPRTRNRLKEFDLWDRISSIENLTITKPLGYLDFLRLEKNARLIMTDSGGIQEEAIILNVPCLTLRYNTERPETVEAGGNILVGLEKERVLRYLNKLLEDEEFYLKMANAPNPFGDGKAGERIVEILLGLHEKGELKVRSSRFI
- a CDS encoding regulator, giving the protein MWGKIEHYFDEYPVRKQIAKTLLKYGLRVSDDMKIKAGDIEVPYTKIAKALDVDRRVVKETVGMILKIPELKEVYTNLEPTVHMKYVGRHVGYGVIEIEPEPRAIGILAKIAQKIAERDINIVQVVAEDPELYPEATLTIITEKPIPGDLINELSKLEGVKRISIY
- a CDS encoding lipoate protein ligase C-terminal domain-containing protein, translated to MKHRVGEHKARKGLIRIEFDEENGIAEHVKITGDFFMHPEEAVHELEQKLEGHKLDELEGLMEEFFAMRMDIEMPYVNVEDFKIALKNALKE
- a CDS encoding arginine--tRNA ligase, whose amino-acid sequence is MSYGEVKERVRLILQETLEEMLSEAGKEWSGEIVFDETPSIELGDFATTVSFQLARVFRKAPKLIAEEIVERIKEKLPAEIADVKAVNGYINFYLDYDRFGRELVGEILGKGSAYGQSDLGNGKKVIVEHTSVNPTKPLHMGHARNSVLGDTMARIMRKLGYTVEVQNYIDDLGVQFAQVLWGYLNLRDEFGRIEGELREKGLKEDFIDHVMGLLYVEVNKKLEENPEIDKEVRELMKRLEEGDNEIAELGRKLAERVVKAQMLTTYRMGITYDLLSWESDIMRSGIFGEAYDLIERNENFFWAEEGKYKGAFVMDLRKLFPDMKNPFLVLKRSDGTATYTGKDIAYHLWKFGKVKADMLYKPWDKHDDHETWTTAPDGDEIPGRFGGADIVVNVIGAEQKHPQMAIKYALQLLGFQESAENFHHLAYEHVVREEGKFSGRKGTWVGFTVDEVLNEAVQRARELVEQKNPGLSDEEKDEIAEAVGVGAVRFNLVKYSPDKIITFRWDDVLNFEGESAPYIQYAHARCASILRKAEESGVDTEWRTLLEKADFSKLTNREKELIKLLAKFPEVLEQSGRDIKPHLIPNYLNELASLFNKFYMDHPVLKADEGIKEERLLLVLAVKQVLRNGLEVLGIEAPEKM
- a CDS encoding radical SAM protein; the encoded protein is MIEVRLPHVAFQEIGDVIRLIWRETLYADFRKDDLIRVIKKKYRVETNIAVKNGTLVIDTDYPDMEKYIAIYIQNNLGALLKNRYTGRKVLYIHEGMDVPLLGYNAFGLIDRGTNLIQVRGVSGCNLSCVFCSVDEGPYSRTRKLDYVVDIDYLMKWFNDVARIKGRGLEAHLDGQGEPLIYPFRVELVQALREHPNVSVISMQSNGTLLNDKLIEELAEAGLDRVNLSLHSLDPDKARMLMGRKDYDLEHVLDMAEALVNAGIDVLIAPVIIFGINDDEAEAFIEFARKIGAGRRWPALGFQNYIPYKFGRNPTIAKLVPFKEFYAWLRKLEEKTGMKPLVLKPKHFGMEKQEFIPLAFRPGEIVRAEIVLPGRIQGEMLAKARNRLIEVINTDAEVGDRVKVKIVRTRHGIYIGTEV
- a CDS encoding stage II sporulation protein M, which codes for MEFPQVPKRTFGLLLLVFLAFSLVGYAVGAASPNTALEAVEKLIGQIGPISDSSFENFVKIFANNSMVALFMFLSGLFFGLGPWFIMAFNGLMVGLVVLAVHRMGGMPIAQIVLGLVPHGVVEIPAIAMAGVAGIVWYRELVKGEGEPAERFKRGVIKGLKLFLLSVALLFVAALIEAYITPKVAGL